A window from Gossypium raimondii isolate GPD5lz chromosome 7, ASM2569854v1, whole genome shotgun sequence encodes these proteins:
- the LOC105795517 gene encoding 3-ketoacyl-CoA synthase 1: MTLFLLLVLILTVFVSHLPSSKLSPISFHTQTSSLLADFYKTTMIGETNMDKDSIEMDKERLTAEMAFKDSSSAVIKIRRRLPDFLQSVKLKYVKLGYGYSCNPATILMVALVLPLLYTILVHFIDLKMDRISELWTNQSLRLESIDAATTLAASLFMFFLFALYYAKRSRPVYLVDFACFKPEDDRKMSVDSFLKMTEDSGAFAEDTLQFQRRISTRSGLGDETYFPRGITSTPPNLCMEEARSEAEAVMFGALDSLFEKTGVNPKDIGILVVNCSLFNPTPSLSAMIVKHYKLRTDIKSYNLGGMGCSAGLISVELAKNLLQANPNTYAVVVSTENITLNWYFGNDRSMLLCNCIFRMGGAAVLLSNKAGDKSRSKYQLVHLVRTHKGADDKHYNCVYQREDEKGTVGVSLARELMAVAGDALKTNITTLGPLVLPWTEQFMFFVTLVRKKIFKAKVKPYIPDFKLAFEHFCIHAGGRAVLDELQKNLQLTDWHMEPSRMTLHRFGNTSSSSLWYELAYTEAKGRVSSGDRVWQIAFGSGFKCNSAVWRALRRSPMNELRGNPWKDEIDKQPVKVPIA; this comes from the coding sequence ATGACTCTCTTTCTTCTACTTGTTCTTATATTAACTGTCTTTGTTTCACATCTTCCCTCAAGCAAGCTTTCTCCCATTTCTTTTCATACCCAAACCAGTTCCCTTTTAGCTGATTTTTACAAGACAACCATGATTGGAGAGACAAATATGGATAAGGATAGCATTGAGATGGATAAAGAGAGGCTGACGGCGGAAATGGCATTCAAAGACTCCTCCTCTGCCGTCATCAAAATACGGCGAAGATTGCCTGATTTCCTGCAGTCTGTAAAGCTTAAGTATGTGAAGTTAGGGTATGGTTATTCATGTAACCCTGCAACCATTCTCATGGTTGCTTTAGTCCTACCACTTCTCTATACCATTCTGGTTCACTTCATTGATCTAAAAATGGACCGGATTTCCGAGTTATGGACCAACCAATCCCTTCGACTTGAGAGCATTGATGCTGCTACAACACTAGCTGCTTcattgtttatgttcttcctctTTGCTCTCTACTATGCGAAACGGTCAAGGCCGGTTTACCTCGTCGACTTCGCTTGTTTCAAACCTGAAGATGATCGTAAAATGTCAGTTGATTCCTTCCTCAAGATGACTGAAGATAGCGGAGCTTTCGCGGAGGACACGCTCCAATTTCAAAGACGGATATCAACCCGGTCTGGTCTAGGCGACGAGACGTATTTCCCCAGAGGAATAACATCTACACCGCCAAATCTGTGCATGGAAGAAGCTCGATCTGAAGCTGAAGCTGTCATGTTCGGAGCACTCGACTCGCTTTTTGAGAAAACCGGGGTCAACCCCAAGGATATAGGCATCCTTGTCGTTAATTGCAGCTTATTCAATCCAACCCCATCCCTCTCAGCCATGATAGTTAAACATTACAAGCTACGTACGGATATCAAGAGCTACAATCTCGGAGGAATGGGGTGCAGTGCAGGCCTTATATCAGTCGAGCTAGCTAAAAACCTCCTTCAAGCCAATCCCAACACGTATGCCGTAGTGGTAAGCACGGAAAACATAACACTGAATTGGTATTTCGGCAATGACAGGTCCATGTTGCTATGCAACTGCATATTCCGCATGGGTGGAGCCGCTGTGCTCTTGTCGAACAAGGCTGGAGACAAGAGTCGTTCCAAGTACCAGCTGGTTCACTTGGTTCGAACCCATAAAGGCGCGGACGACAAACATTACAACTGCGTCTACCAAAGAGAGGATGAGAAAGGAACCGTTGGGGTTTCTTTGGCTCGTGAACTAATGGCTGTAGCTGGAGACGCATTGAAAACCAATATTACCACTCTGGGTCCCCTTGTTTTACCCTGGACAGAGCAGTTCATGTTCTTTGTTACTCTTGTTCGAAAGAAGATTTTCAAAGCCAAAGTTAAGCCATACATACCTGATTTCAAGCTTGCTTTCGAGCATTTCTGTATCCATGCTGGTGGAAGGGCGGTTTTGGATGAATTGCAGAAGAATTTGCAGCTAACAGATTGGCATATGGAGCCTTCAAGGATGACTCTACATAGATTTGGGAACACTTCAAGTAGCTCCTTGTGGTATGAGCTGGCTTACACGGAGGCCAAGGGTCGGGTGTCGAGTGGTGACAGGGTATGGCAGATAGCATTCGGGTCGGGCTTCAAGTGTAACAGTGCTGTTTGGAGAGCTCTTAGGCGGAGTCCCATGAATGAGTTAAGGGGAAACCCctggaaggatgaaattgataaGCAACCGGTGAAGGTTCCCATTGCTTGA